The genomic segment CCGGGTCACCCGGCTGCTGGCGGTCCGTGCTCTGGAACCGGCTGCAGAACACCGGCTACCCCGATGTCGACTTCGTCGGCACCCTCGGCCCGCAGGGCTGCGGCCAGCCGTACGACGGCGACAACGAGGGGCACGGCGGCGCCCTGGTGACCGCGGTCGCCAACCAGAACCAACTCCCCGCCTGGCTGTCGGCCACCCGGCCGGACGTCGTCCTGATGCACTTCGGCACCAATGACGTCTGGAGCAACCGGTCGACGGCCACCGTCCTGGCCGCGTACGGCAAGCTGGTGGACCAGATGCGGGCCAGCAACCCGGCCATCCGGGTGCTCGTCGCCCAGCTCATCCCGATGGCGCCGACCAGCTGCGGCGAGTGCGGCGCCCGGGTGGTGGCGCTCAACAACGCGATCCCCGGCTGGGCGGCGGCGAAGAGCACGGCCGCCTCGCCGGTCGTCGTGGTCGACCAGTGGACCGGCTTCAGCACCGGCAGTGACACCTACGACGGCGTACACCCGAACGCGGCCGGCGACCAGAAGATCGCCGACCGGTGGTACCCGGCACTGACCGCGGTCCTGCGCGGCATCACGCCGACGCCCGGGCCGACCCCCACCGCCACTCCCACGCCCGGGCCGACCCCGACACCCGGTCCTACGCCGACGCCGACCGCGACCCCCACCGGACCACCGCCGGCCGGCGGGTGTACGGCCAGCTACCGGATCATCGGGCAGTGGCAGGGCGGCTTCCAGGGTGAGATCACCGTCGCCAACGGCGGCACCGCCGCGATCACCGGGTGGACCGTCCGGTTCACCCTCGCCGGCGGGCAGCAGATCAACCAGGCGTGGAACGCCTCGCTGGCCCAGAGCGGGTCGGCGGTCACCGCCCGCGACGTCGGTTGGAACGGCGGTCTGCCGCCGGGGGCCAGCACCGCGTTCGGCTTCATCGGCAGCTGGTCCGGCAGCAACCCGGTCCCGGCGACGGTCAGCTGCGCCAGCTCGTAGACACCTGCAGACAGCTCGGATGGACGGGCCCCGGACCAGCGACGTTGCTGGTCCGGGGCCCGTCTGCTCACCGGTGGTGCGGTTTCCGGCGGCCGGTCAGCACCGCCGGATGGTGCAGCTCAGGAACAGGCGGCGCCGTTGAGCCGGACCGCGCTCGGCGGCGGGCTGGACGATCCGCTGCTGATGAAGCCGACCGAGACCGATGCCCCGGGTGCCAACGACTGGCCCCAGCTCGGCGCGGTGGCCGTGGCGGTGCTGCCGGTCTGCGACACGGTCGCGTTCCAGCCCTGGCTGATCGTGTTGCCACTCGGCATCGTCCAGGACGCGGTCCAGGGGCTGACCGCCGCGGTGCCGGTGTTGCGCACCGTCACGGTCGCCTGGTAGCCGCCCGACCAGGAGCTGTCGACCGACACCGTGGCGGCGCACGCCCCGGTGCCCACCGGCGGAGTGGTGGTGGGCGGGGTGGTCGGCGGGATCGTCGGTGGCGTGGTGGGCGGGGTGGTCGGCGGCGTCGTGGGCGGCGTGGTCGGCGTGCCGCCGCCGCCGAAGTTGACGTCGGAGCAGTTGTAGAACGCCTCCGGGCTGTCCGAGCGCTGCCAGATCGAGTAGATGATGTGCCGGCCGCTCTTGTTGGGCAGCCGCGCGTTCCAGACGTACTCCGAACCGGACGGACCGGCCGCCGTGGGCGGGTTGGTCACCTGGTCGAACGGCGTGGCCTCCAGATCCGACCACTTCAGCGGCTGGCTGGGGTCGAAGCCGTCCTTGGTCACGTACTGGTACCAGGTACCCGGGTGCGGCGCCCACGCGTTGTACCGGAAGGTGATGTTGGCGCCCGACTGCAGGTTCGTCGTCGGCCAGTCGGTGCGGGCGGCGTTGTAGGCGGCGTACTTGGTGGTGCCGGCGCCGCAGAGCTGGCCGTCCGGGATGATCTCCCGGTGCCGGCCGCCGGCGTTGCCGATCAACACCCCGTAGAAGTCCCAGAGCGGCTGCTTGCCGCCCTCGGCCACGGCCGCCACACAGGCCGGGTTCGTCGGGTACAGATCGCCGCCGCCGGCCGCCCGGCCGTCCTCGTAGCAGGCGTATGTGCGGGTCGCGGGATAGGTCATCGCCCCGTGGGCGAGAGCCGCGTCGGGCTTCAGAACCAGCGGGAGCCCGGTGCCCAGCACCGCGGCGGCGGTGATGACCACCACCCTGCGCTTGATCTTCAAGGTATTCCTCTCGGTGGGTCCACCCCCGGTGGGCGCGACCGGCACCGCCGCCGGGCGGCGGCGGCCGGGCTCGCCGGCACGGGGGCGTGGGCGCGGGCCGACTCAGGTTCGCCTGGTCGCCCGTCGCCGCAGTGTCATTTCGGTATCGCCGGCCGACCGAACCGGTCCGCATCGGAGCGCTGCCCTTGTCGCTCCCTGCCCGGGGACCGTCGGCGTATTCGACCACTCGCGACCGCCACGCACCGACATTCCATCACGAGCGGCAGCGGACAGCAACATATGTCGATGCGGGTGGACCCGGAAACGGCGCGGGCCGGCCACGGCGCCGGGTGGGCGTCGCGGCCGGCCCCGGCCGGCGTCGGTCAACCTGCCCCGGTCACCAGGGCCAGTAGTCGGGCTGGGTCTGCACGTTGAGCTCCTTGACGTGCGAGAACTTCGCCGTCCAGGTCCGCCAGTCGTTGAGGGCCAGCACGTCGAGGCCCTTCTGGATGTCGTTCGAGTAGATGTGGCCGTTGTAGTAGTACGCCGACCAGGAGCCGCCCGCGATTCTCTCGGTCTCCGACAGCGGCCCGCGCTCCCAGTAGGCGATCTCGACCGGGCGGGCCGAGTTGGTGAAGTCCCACACCGACACTCCGCCCTGGTACCACGCCTGCACCATGACGTCCCGGCCGATCACCGGCACCAGGGAGCCGTTGTGCGCCACGCAGTTCTCGGTGTTGGCGTTGGTCCGCGGGATCTTGAAGTAGCTGCGGAAGGTCATCTCCCGGGAGTCGCCGCGGCCGGTGATGTCGTAGACGGCGTTCGCGCCCCGGTTCGGGCCGACCGTCTCGT from the Solwaraspora sp. WMMD1047 genome contains:
- a CDS encoding cellulose binding domain-containing protein; translation: MLRWPLLRAFLTALVLLAGLLLATPASPDPAAAAAAPVRIMPLGDSITGSPGCWRSVLWNRLQNTGYPDVDFVGTLGPQGCGQPYDGDNEGHGGALVTAVANQNQLPAWLSATRPDVVLMHFGTNDVWSNRSTATVLAAYGKLVDQMRASNPAIRVLVAQLIPMAPTSCGECGARVVALNNAIPGWAAAKSTAASPVVVVDQWTGFSTGSDTYDGVHPNAAGDQKIADRWYPALTAVLRGITPTPGPTPTATPTPGPTPTPGPTPTPTATPTGPPPAGGCTASYRIIGQWQGGFQGEITVANGGTAAITGWTVRFTLAGGQQINQAWNASLAQSGSAVTARDVGWNGGLPPGASTAFGFIGSWSGSNPVPATVSCASS
- a CDS encoding lytic polysaccharide monooxygenase — translated: MKIKRRVVVITAAAVLGTGLPLVLKPDAALAHGAMTYPATRTYACYEDGRAAGGGDLYPTNPACVAAVAEGGKQPLWDFYGVLIGNAGGRHREIIPDGQLCGAGTTKYAAYNAARTDWPTTNLQSGANITFRYNAWAPHPGTWYQYVTKDGFDPSQPLKWSDLEATPFDQVTNPPTAAGPSGSEYVWNARLPNKSGRHIIYSIWQRSDSPEAFYNCSDVNFGGGGTPTTPPTTPPTTPPTTPPTIPPTTPPTTTPPVGTGACAATVSVDSSWSGGYQATVTVRNTGTAAVSPWTASWTMPSGNTISQGWNATVSQTGSTATATAPSWGQSLAPGASVSVGFISSGSSSPPPSAVRLNGAACS